A genomic window from Hyla sarda isolate aHylSar1 chromosome 10, aHylSar1.hap1, whole genome shotgun sequence includes:
- the LOC130293766 gene encoding uncharacterized protein LOC130293766: MSDDQLSPPNGGLTHSSQDHILAPSELLQQMVSTSVQSALASAMSSVNDSISKSVSMALSRQHREGPASSDTPLVASHIQSQASSLLRPGKSDRKRRYCSDLDTHLTNTPTIGGGSKLTKTSVPPEDTNVSAQNPTDGDDVPGGTSRSSRRNKPDSFVEDSDGTSDSGDDDLYELEDEDLEGNASRSPPHSSADTSAPGAILDSMGIPFFSPENIKHPRSGEWTPMSQVADYVSAWLRKSLDGRNRNKLRAECPRPSLPNNVATTPELDPILVRYLVKTGKNPKKGIDKSFKTVQDKLLDVLGPMTKILQLAEHAVASGEVIDADILRGWALRAVCLLGNANTAASTERRRSILMRLDPQLTHLATDEPGPPADGLLFGEAFLKNINKYVGLFSGLDKAQSSLKKVGANKVFPRAGRGRGRPSGRATNYRPYNRGHYMPDRQYYTPVPQPPQPSTPFFPPRGRPWRARGASRGYPRSRGTGY, translated from the exons ATGTCTGATGATCAGCTATCTCCACCTAATGGTGGGCTGACTCATTCATCTCAGGACCATATCCTAGCCCCTTCTGAATTATTGCAACAGATGGTGTCTACATCGGTCCAATCCGCCCTGGCCTCCGCCATGTCATCTGTCAATGACAGCATATCAAAATCTGTTTCCATGGCGTTGTCACGGCAACACCGGGAAGGGCCGGCCTCTTCAGATACCCCCTTGGTCGCCTCCCACATACAATCCCAGGCTTCCAGCCTACTAAGACCCGGCAAGTCGGACCGGAAGAGACGCTATTGCTCCGACTTAGATACCCACCTTACCAATACACCTACTATTGGAGGTGGTTCTAAACTAACTAAGACCTCAGTGCCTCCTGAGGATACCAATGTGAGTGCTCAGAACCCCACAGATGGGGATGACGTGCCCGGTGGAACCTCTCGGTCCTCCAGGCGTAATAAACCCGACTCTTTTGTTGAAGATTCAGATGGCACCTCAGACTCTGGGGATGATGATTTGTATGAGTTGGAGGACGAGGATCTGGAAGGGAACGCGAGTCGTTCTCCTCCACATAGCTCCGCTGACACAAGCGCCCCCGGGGCGATCTTGGATTCCATGGGAATTCCATTCTTCAGCCCGGAGAATATCAAACACCCCCGTTCGGGGGAGTGGACGCCCATGTCACAGGTGGCTGATTATGTTTCGGCTTGGCTGCGCAAATCTTTAGATGGTCGCAACCGCAATAAACTGAGGGCGGAGTGTCCACGACCGTCACTGCCCAATAATGTCGCCACGACGCCAGAGTTGGACCCCATTCTGGTGCGCTATCTGGTTAAGACCGGTAAAAACCCTAAAAAGGGTATTGACAAATCTTTCAAAACTGTTCAGGACAAGTTGTTGGATGTCCTTGGGCCTATGACTAAGATTTTACAATTGGCCGAACATGCTGTCGCTTCAGGTGAAGTAATTGATGCAGACATTTTACGGGGCTGGGCATTACGAGCAGTTTGCTTGCTCGGCAATGCAAACACTGCGGCGTCTACGGAACGCCGGAGATCCATCCTTATGCGGCTGGATCCCCAACTTACTCACCTGGCTACCGACGAACCTGGTCCGCCAGCGGACGGTTTACTATTCGGGGAGGCCTttcttaaaaatataaataagtatGTTGGCCTTTTCTCGGGCCTTGACAAAGCCCAATCCTCTTTAAAAAAGGTGGGCGCTAACAAGGTTTTCCCCAGGGCTGGAAGGGGTAGGGGTCGCCCTTCCGGCCGTGCCACCAACTATAGACCCTATAACAGGGGCCACTACATGCCTGACAGACAATATTACACACCAGTTCCCCAGCCACCACAGCCCTCGACTCCATTCTTTCCGCCTAGAGGACGTCCGTGGAGAGCGAGGGGTGCCAGCCGTGGATATCCAAGATCCAGGGGCACAG GATATTGA